One window of Quercus robur chromosome 5, dhQueRobu3.1, whole genome shotgun sequence genomic DNA carries:
- the LOC126728456 gene encoding uncharacterized protein LOC126728456, producing MPHFSFGHSSLSLSNASRTHLMGHAFSPITKKKTLSLRVSAFPRGGKDALKSLLDVGVYLASQVELNSLGFPKTPSLEQANTLYKNEAMRLLKSGKGNEAEELLGKAIEECGYSESDYYLCSIP from the exons ATGCCACATTTTAGCTTTGGTCATTCTTCTCTTTCACTTTCTAATGCTTCCAGAACCCACCTGATGGGACATGCCTTCAGTCCCATAACTAAGAAGAAAACTCTATCTCTTAGGGTATCAGCATTCCCAAGGGGTGGGAAGGATGCACTAAAGTCATTGTTGGACGTGGGTGTTTACCTTGCCTCCCAAGTTGAGTTGAACTCTCTCGGCTTTCCTAAAACGCCTTCATTGGAACAAGCCAATACCCTTTATAAG AATGAGGCAATGCGGCTACTGAAATCAGGGAAGGGTAATGAGGCTGAGGAACTACTGGGAAAAGCAATTGAGGAATGTGGTTATTCTGAGTCTGATTACTATTTGTGTAGCATCCcgtga
- the LOC126726481 gene encoding uncharacterized protein LOC126726481 isoform X1: MMTNFFDFFTGKNKHIAIVATAAPLVIFGSILAGWALANRSCKTRKPMIKRFSSKTLNLATLHGGKLAYQKLVDYHDAQVDAEALRRAETELDRLLEEEQLDFYMLQQRAVAKLEMSGKEEHAVAKLEKALEKMKEENKQLEAYETDMLLVEMLIYKGDFEKANKCECLKHEEISDARRPLYKAIIHIMLDRPKGKEEAKKCWEDFMEIQRHFEWPPCSNEIQAHKVITDFNEFEREVKLLKDDIAKAHAKKTQA; encoded by the exons ATGATGACAAATTTTTTCGATTTTTTCACTggaaaaaataaacacatagcAATTGTGGCAACTGCAGCGCCCCTTGTCATCTTTGGCAGCATTTTAGCTGGATGGGCTTTAGCAAATCGTTCTTGCAAAACAAGAAAACCTATGATTAAACGTTTTTCTAGCAAGACTTTGAACCTTGCGACTCTCCACGGAGGCAAACTAGCCTACCAGAAATTGGTTGATTATCATGATGCTCAAGTGGATGCAGAAGCACTACGTAGAGCTGAGACAGAATTAGATCGTTTACTTGAAGAGGAACAACTTGATTTTTATATGCTGCAG CAGCGAGCGGTGGCAAAGCTGGAAATGAGCGGAAAAGAAGAACATGCAGTGGCAAAATTGGAGAAGGCATTGGAGAAGATGAAGGAGGAAAATAAACAACTTGAAGCCTATGAAACCGATATGTTGCTTGTGGAGATGCTCATCTACAAG GGAGATTTTGAGAAGGCTAATAAATGTGAATGCCTGAAACATGAAGAGATTTCTGATGCACGACGTCCACTATATAAG GCTATTATTCACATCATGTTAGATCGCCCCAAGGGCAAGGAAGAAGCCAAAAAATGTTGGGAAGATTTTATGGAGATTCAAAGACACTTTGAATGGCCACCTTGTTCGAATGAAATCCAAGCCCACAAAGTTATTACTGATTTCAATGAGTTTGAGAGGGAAGTAAAGTTGCTTAAAGATGATATCGCCAAGGCACACGCAAAGAAAACACAGGCCTAG
- the LOC126726481 gene encoding uncharacterized protein LOC126726481 isoform X2 has product MMTNFFDFFTGKNKHIAIVATAAPLVIFGSILAGWALANRSCKTRKPMIKRFSSKTLNLATLHGGKLAYQKLVDYHDAQVDAEALRRAETELDRLLEEEQLDFYMLQRAVAKLEMSGKEEHAVAKLEKALEKMKEENKQLEAYETDMLLVEMLIYKGDFEKANKCECLKHEEISDARRPLYKAIIHIMLDRPKGKEEAKKCWEDFMEIQRHFEWPPCSNEIQAHKVITDFNEFEREVKLLKDDIAKAHAKKTQA; this is encoded by the exons ATGATGACAAATTTTTTCGATTTTTTCACTggaaaaaataaacacatagcAATTGTGGCAACTGCAGCGCCCCTTGTCATCTTTGGCAGCATTTTAGCTGGATGGGCTTTAGCAAATCGTTCTTGCAAAACAAGAAAACCTATGATTAAACGTTTTTCTAGCAAGACTTTGAACCTTGCGACTCTCCACGGAGGCAAACTAGCCTACCAGAAATTGGTTGATTATCATGATGCTCAAGTGGATGCAGAAGCACTACGTAGAGCTGAGACAGAATTAGATCGTTTACTTGAAGAGGAACAACTTGATTTTTATATGCTGCAG CGAGCGGTGGCAAAGCTGGAAATGAGCGGAAAAGAAGAACATGCAGTGGCAAAATTGGAGAAGGCATTGGAGAAGATGAAGGAGGAAAATAAACAACTTGAAGCCTATGAAACCGATATGTTGCTTGTGGAGATGCTCATCTACAAG GGAGATTTTGAGAAGGCTAATAAATGTGAATGCCTGAAACATGAAGAGATTTCTGATGCACGACGTCCACTATATAAG GCTATTATTCACATCATGTTAGATCGCCCCAAGGGCAAGGAAGAAGCCAAAAAATGTTGGGAAGATTTTATGGAGATTCAAAGACACTTTGAATGGCCACCTTGTTCGAATGAAATCCAAGCCCACAAAGTTATTACTGATTTCAATGAGTTTGAGAGGGAAGTAAAGTTGCTTAAAGATGATATCGCCAAGGCACACGCAAAGAAAACACAGGCCTAG